In Zingiber officinale cultivar Zhangliang chromosome 1A, Zo_v1.1, whole genome shotgun sequence, a genomic segment contains:
- the LOC122010525 gene encoding MYB-like transcription factor ETC3, which yields MEKRSLSELRTLDDDFQEVSSTEWEFIDMSEQEEDLVRRMYRLVGDRWALIAARIPGRTPEAIERFWKMAYDPCFAERRLKRRKRTSSNHGNGDARQQQMPTE from the exons ATGGAGAAGCGCAGTCTCAGCGAGTTGAGGACTTTGGACGACGATTTCCAAG AGGTGAGCAGCACGGAGTGGGAGTTCATCGACATGTCAGAGCAAGAGGAAGACCTTGTTCGCAGGATGTATAGACTCGTCGGAGACAG GTGGGCGCTGATAGCCGCTCGAATCCCTGGGCGCACGCCCGAAGCAATCGAAAGGTTCTGGAAAATGGCTTACGATCCTTGTTTCGCGGAAAGGAGGctgaagagaagaaagagaactTCAAGCAATCATGGAAATGGAGACGCAAGGCAACAGCAGATGCCTACTGAATAA